In one Candidatus Planktophila vernalis genomic region, the following are encoded:
- a CDS encoding tetratricopeptide repeat protein — MEELITEEMLWDRIPEVDGEERASTYYELSARIYARGQYDEALALAETARDIYSTLGDSAPSEGLAQAYSAIGYNLNQLKRMDEAATAMSKAVEILRENKSPIALELACTLGEWWYTSKQYDKVVETMNECAQEHLVDGNEIGAANDLHLIGCAERELKNYERSIDAFKEARALFKRNKEVIHVARCDQKIASCLIELGEGELALETARKAVDVFETGHDHRRETFAQFEYGKAQILLEKFDDALATLEQVLSVVSEDEPKDFEFIVDVETRIAKIIRMQGRTDEADEIERRLKSVQETLDEEPQA; from the coding sequence ATGGAAGAACTCATCACCGAGGAAATGCTTTGGGATCGTATTCCTGAAGTAGATGGCGAAGAACGTGCCAGCACATATTATGAATTAAGTGCTCGAATTTATGCACGTGGACAATACGACGAAGCATTAGCGTTAGCTGAAACTGCGCGCGATATTTACTCAACACTTGGAGACAGTGCGCCAAGTGAAGGCTTAGCTCAGGCATATTCTGCAATTGGTTATAACTTAAATCAATTAAAGCGTATGGATGAAGCTGCAACTGCAATGAGTAAAGCAGTTGAAATTTTGCGCGAGAACAAGTCACCGATTGCACTAGAACTTGCTTGCACATTAGGTGAGTGGTGGTACACCTCAAAGCAGTATGACAAAGTTGTTGAAACAATGAATGAGTGCGCCCAAGAGCATTTAGTAGATGGAAATGAAATTGGTGCAGCAAACGATCTACACCTCATAGGTTGCGCTGAGCGTGAACTGAAAAACTATGAAAGATCTATTGACGCATTTAAAGAGGCCCGCGCGCTATTTAAGCGCAATAAAGAAGTCATTCATGTTGCTCGCTGTGATCAAAAAATCGCATCATGCTTAATTGAATTAGGTGAGGGTGAATTAGCCCTTGAAACTGCCCGTAAAGCAGTTGATGTCTTTGAAACTGGGCATGATCATCGTCGTGAGACTTTTGCTCAATTTGAATACGGCAAAGCACAGATTTTGCTCGAGAAATTCGATGACGCATTAGCCACTTTGGAGCAGGTGCTCTCAGTGGTGAGTGAAGATGAGCCTAAAGACTTTGAATTTATCGTTGATGTTGAGACAAGAATTGCAAAGATTATTCGCATGCAGGGCCGTACTGATGAGGCCGATGAGATTGAACGTCGCCTGAAGTCAGTGCAGGAGACGCTAGATGAAGAGCCGCAGGCTTGA
- a CDS encoding low molecular weight protein-tyrosine-phosphatase — protein sequence MIEHLKTLSEIRITMVCMGNICRSPMAAAVLSNRTAQWSSPEIIVDSSGTSAWHIGQGAHPTSQKTWERAGYKYSHSARQFKSSDFFESDLILVMDSNNYKKVIELAPDNDSRSKVFYLRCFDPALSAIDPASAQFNELEVPDPYDQSSEVYEETLVMIERAVDGLLQELSH from the coding sequence TTGATTGAGCATCTAAAAACCCTGTCTGAAATCCGTATAACGATGGTTTGTATGGGAAATATCTGTCGCTCACCTATGGCTGCAGCTGTTCTATCAAATCGCACAGCACAGTGGAGCTCACCCGAGATCATTGTTGATAGTTCTGGAACAAGTGCTTGGCATATCGGTCAAGGCGCACACCCAACTTCGCAAAAAACCTGGGAGAGAGCTGGATACAAATACTCCCACTCTGCGCGCCAATTTAAGTCAAGTGATTTCTTTGAATCAGATTTAATTTTGGTGATGGATTCAAATAACTATAAGAAGGTAATTGAACTTGCACCAGATAATGACTCTCGGAGCAAAGTTTTCTATTTACGTTGCTTTGATCCAGCTCTATCGGCAATTGATCCTGCGTCAGCGCAATTCAATGAATTAGAAGTTCCAGATCCGTATGACCAATCCAGTGAAGTCTATGAAGAGACGCTCGTTATGATCGAGCGCGCCGTAGATGGATTGTTGCAAGAACTATCGCACTAA
- a CDS encoding TrmH family RNA methyltransferase — MSNPTTPASIGPGEFFPVVGVGPHEKPWPEGPQFDPELLLNGDRRNVLDHYRYWTVEAIVADLDSKRHKLQIAIENWQHDLNIGSVVRTANAFNVSGVHIVGKRDWNKRGAMVTDRYLTVHHHPTVEDFAVWCKENELPIIGIDNVPGSKQLESAQLPEKCVLLFGQEGAGMSDEGIAICEVLYEINQYGSTRSMNASAAGAIAMYHWALQHLLVR; from the coding sequence ATGTCTAATCCAACTACCCCAGCCTCAATTGGCCCAGGTGAATTTTTCCCAGTAGTCGGTGTTGGGCCTCATGAAAAACCATGGCCAGAAGGTCCACAGTTTGATCCTGAGTTATTACTCAATGGTGATCGCAGAAATGTTTTAGATCACTACAGGTATTGGACTGTTGAAGCCATAGTTGCAGATTTAGATTCTAAGCGACATAAACTGCAAATTGCTATTGAAAATTGGCAACACGATTTGAATATTGGTTCAGTTGTGAGAACAGCAAATGCATTCAACGTCTCTGGTGTTCATATCGTTGGAAAGCGCGACTGGAACAAGCGCGGCGCAATGGTCACAGATAGGTATTTAACTGTGCACCATCACCCAACTGTTGAAGATTTTGCAGTGTGGTGTAAAGAAAATGAGTTACCAATTATTGGGATAGATAACGTTCCTGGTTCTAAACAACTTGAATCCGCGCAGCTTCCTGAAAAATGCGTCCTTTTGTTTGGGCAAGAAGGTGCAGGAATGTCAGATGAAGGAATAGCCATCTGTGAAGTGCTTTATGAAATTAACCAATATGGCTCAACAAGATCAATGAACGCATCTGCTGCCGGAGCAATTGCTATGTATCACTGGGCGTTACAGCACTTATTAGTGCGATAG
- a CDS encoding D-alanyl-D-alanine carboxypeptidase/D-alanyl-D-alanine-endopeptidase, whose protein sequence is MRAPRFIVLLALAMVVAAAPASAVLSPASIPAAFEELLSKPSLSNPAMVLIDGTSGEVIYEKNSYSQRKPASVMKIFSGAVAIKYLDMQSRFTTNVFLGLEEKTLVIQGSNDPWISLSHSVANKMDRTSLPYLAFNTLTAVKKSNKGSLKGMTILYSNLYSQDVSNLKAFWAKRGFKPVMKAVTNDETLLNANEFIVGDQSPEVSKILDYMMLWSDNNLAERLARLASRAAGNSFNDKGIAEEFEALLVEYGIDSSKLVTKDASGLSKENRVTATMMGQLLYQLRKDPKYAPLYDSLPIGGISGTLRSRFLTTAPNAVGLVRAKTGTLNGTVTLAGYVESTDREYIFVTLADDISRGNAASDKARAAIDRILGRIAAPNIPAEISAVPATP, encoded by the coding sequence ATGCGTGCTCCTAGATTCATAGTTCTACTTGCACTAGCTATGGTTGTTGCCGCAGCGCCTGCAAGTGCCGTGCTATCCCCAGCTTCGATTCCAGCGGCTTTTGAAGAACTCTTAAGTAAGCCGTCTCTTTCCAATCCGGCGATGGTTTTGATTGATGGCACAAGCGGTGAAGTAATTTATGAAAAAAACTCATATTCACAACGCAAACCAGCATCAGTTATGAAAATCTTTTCCGGAGCCGTTGCAATTAAATATTTGGATATGCAATCACGCTTTACTACCAATGTTTTCTTGGGTTTAGAAGAAAAAACTTTGGTAATTCAGGGGAGTAATGACCCTTGGATTAGTTTGAGCCATAGCGTTGCAAATAAAATGGACCGCACCTCCTTACCTTATTTAGCATTCAATACGCTAACTGCCGTCAAAAAGAGTAATAAGGGTTCGCTCAAAGGGATGACAATTTTGTATTCAAATCTATATTCTCAAGATGTCTCAAACCTGAAAGCATTTTGGGCAAAACGTGGTTTTAAACCAGTCATGAAAGCAGTGACTAATGATGAGACCTTACTTAATGCAAATGAGTTCATAGTCGGGGACCAGTCCCCAGAGGTATCCAAAATTTTGGATTACATGATGTTATGGAGTGACAATAATTTGGCTGAGAGATTGGCTCGATTAGCTTCACGGGCCGCGGGAAATTCTTTTAATGACAAAGGTATAGCTGAAGAATTTGAGGCCTTACTAGTTGAATATGGAATCGACTCAAGCAAATTAGTAACTAAAGATGCCAGTGGGTTGTCTAAAGAAAACCGGGTAACTGCGACCATGATGGGTCAACTTCTCTATCAACTGCGCAAAGATCCAAAGTACGCACCTCTCTATGATTCACTTCCCATTGGAGGAATTTCTGGGACTCTACGTTCGCGTTTTCTCACTACAGCGCCAAATGCGGTGGGGTTAGTTCGAGCGAAGACCGGGACATTAAATGGGACTGTGACCTTGGCGGGATATGTTGAGTCAACCGATCGCGAATACATCTTTGTCACTTTGGCTGATGACATCTCTCGTGGAAATGCTGCTAGCGATAAGGCACGAGCAGCCATTGACAGAATATTAGGAAGAATTGCTGCTCCGAATATTCCTGCAGAGATTTCTGCTGTGCCAGCTACACCTTAA
- a CDS encoding YncE family protein gives MRRSFLAVLLITSLCVIATPAQSEVVSADTKMILVKTITGDISPKSVRSSGSGLVSAHNMMYRHSVTIYDANTFELVKTVPDSVQLSQYGYSKYTSIYKGSPVEGAYSPDGKYLYVTNYAMYGKGFNREGHDTCSPASKYDSSFLYRINLASYEIDNVYPVGSVPKVVETTPDNKFVLVSNWCSYDLNVISVASQKVVKTIKIGRYPRGVAVSNDSKFAYVAEMGGSRIHVINLEDFSVSYIPIGSNPRAIVLSPDNAMMYVTMNLSGKVASWDLINNKAGKSVKTGKAARSLAISSDGTALFVVNFVSDTMSKVRTSDMKVLQNIKVCNEPIGITYDSPTSRTWVACYGGAIKIFDNK, from the coding sequence ATGCGCCGCAGCTTTTTAGCAGTTCTATTGATAACTTCACTATGTGTCATTGCAACACCAGCACAAAGTGAGGTTGTTTCTGCTGATACCAAGATGATACTTGTTAAGACTATTACAGGTGATATCTCACCTAAGTCGGTTCGATCATCCGGCAGCGGCCTAGTAAGTGCCCATAACATGATGTATAGACACAGCGTCACGATTTATGACGCAAATACTTTTGAGCTTGTTAAGACGGTGCCAGACTCTGTTCAACTCTCTCAATATGGGTATTCCAAGTACACATCAATTTATAAAGGGTCACCTGTAGAGGGCGCTTATTCACCTGATGGCAAGTATTTATATGTAACCAACTACGCGATGTATGGCAAAGGTTTTAACCGTGAAGGCCACGACACTTGCTCACCTGCATCTAAATATGACTCAAGCTTTCTTTACCGAATTAATCTAGCTAGCTACGAAATAGATAATGTTTATCCAGTTGGTTCAGTCCCTAAAGTTGTTGAAACAACTCCTGATAACAAGTTTGTGCTTGTTTCGAACTGGTGTTCTTATGACCTCAACGTCATATCCGTAGCCTCACAAAAAGTTGTTAAGACGATCAAAATCGGGCGATATCCGCGGGGTGTTGCAGTGAGCAATGATTCCAAGTTTGCTTACGTTGCCGAAATGGGTGGCAGCCGAATTCATGTAATTAACTTAGAAGATTTCTCTGTCTCCTATATTCCAATTGGTAGTAATCCCCGTGCAATTGTTTTATCTCCAGATAACGCAATGATGTACGTGACGATGAATTTATCGGGTAAAGTTGCTTCGTGGGATCTAATTAATAACAAAGCCGGTAAGAGCGTGAAAACTGGAAAAGCTGCGCGAAGCCTTGCCATTTCTAGCGATGGCACCGCGCTCTTTGTAGTCAATTTTGTAAGTGACACTATGTCAAAAGTGCGCACAAGCGATATGAAAGTCTTACAAAATATAAAAGTGTGTAATGAACCAATTGGTATTACCTATGACTCACCAACCTCGCGCACATGGGTTGCTTGCTATGGTGGCGCAATAAAGATTTTTGATAATAAATAA
- a CDS encoding heme o synthase encodes MSTVMRGYLDLMKLRVVELLLVSTLPAMILAAKGLPSFSLVAATIIAGTFAAGSANAFNMVIESDIDKLMERTSKRPIVTGVITKTNAAIFATIIGVISLLMFWFLTTSLATLLAFIAIVFYVVVYTMALKQRTSQNIVWGGAAGCMPVLIGWAAVTNSLSMTALAFFMVIFFWTPPHFWALAIKYKDDYSAAGIPMLPVVATKARVHKEMWFHTIMMIASSIWLIISADLSLWSMVVTILLGLVFARELIALKEGSENYTKTAAKIFQWSITYLSLLSVVLVAAQLTV; translated from the coding sequence GTGAGCACAGTTATGCGGGGCTACCTCGATCTAATGAAGCTTCGAGTGGTTGAACTGCTCCTAGTCTCTACTTTACCCGCCATGATTTTGGCTGCCAAAGGCCTTCCATCATTTTCACTGGTTGCAGCCACAATTATTGCTGGAACGTTTGCTGCTGGAAGTGCAAATGCTTTTAATATGGTTATTGAAAGCGATATCGACAAATTAATGGAGCGTACTTCAAAGCGACCAATTGTCACCGGTGTCATCACAAAAACAAATGCAGCGATATTCGCAACCATAATCGGAGTTATTTCATTATTGATGTTTTGGTTTCTCACAACTTCACTCGCAACATTATTAGCATTTATCGCAATAGTTTTCTATGTTGTTGTTTACACAATGGCACTGAAGCAGAGAACCTCACAGAATATTGTTTGGGGCGGAGCGGCAGGATGTATGCCTGTTCTTATTGGTTGGGCTGCTGTTACAAACTCACTCTCAATGACTGCACTTGCATTCTTTATGGTTATCTTTTTTTGGACGCCGCCACACTTTTGGGCGCTAGCAATTAAATACAAAGATGATTATTCAGCCGCTGGTATTCCAATGCTTCCTGTTGTTGCAACCAAGGCTCGAGTCCATAAAGAGATGTGGTTCCACACAATCATGATGATTGCTAGTTCGATCTGGCTAATTATTTCTGCCGATCTTTCATTATGGTCAATGGTTGTCACGATCTTGTTAGGTCTTGTTTTTGCCCGTGAATTAATTGCATTAAAAGAAGGATCTGAAAACTACACAAAGACTGCTGCCAAGATATTTCAGTGGTCGATCACTTACTTAAGTTTGCTATCAGTGGTCCTTGTGGCTGCTCAGCTCACCGTTTGA
- a CDS encoding ABC transporter ATP-binding protein — MSNTAISVTDLSKKYGDQVAVSHATFEVPLGTICGFVGPNGSGKTTTMRMLLGLITPTGGTGEILGESIKHPEKYLPRVGAMIEGPAFYPALSGKENLNVLATLGGFSTDRVQGLLEQVGLGDRGKSKFKTYSLGMKQRLGIAAALLPNPKLLMLDEPTNGLDPEGIQEVRALLRSLANDGTSVFVSSHLLSELELISDYLVMLRKGEVVFTGKMSDLMLSQQPVIIAKGENENDLTLLLAIAQQAGHHATIRDGAVHVQGPADWAIEFNRAAFNAGITLSQLTPQLPNLEETFFEMTGDK, encoded by the coding sequence ATGTCCAATACGGCAATCTCAGTTACAGACCTAAGCAAGAAATATGGAGATCAAGTGGCGGTTTCCCATGCCACATTCGAAGTTCCCCTTGGAACTATCTGCGGCTTTGTCGGGCCTAATGGCTCAGGTAAAACAACGACGATGCGGATGCTCTTAGGGCTCATTACTCCAACAGGTGGCACCGGTGAAATCTTGGGTGAATCAATTAAGCATCCAGAGAAGTATTTGCCCCGAGTTGGAGCAATGATTGAAGGACCTGCCTTCTATCCGGCGTTAAGTGGAAAAGAAAATTTAAATGTTTTAGCCACCCTCGGCGGATTCTCAACAGATCGTGTCCAAGGATTGTTAGAACAAGTTGGTTTGGGTGATCGCGGGAAATCTAAATTTAAGACATATTCACTTGGAATGAAACAGCGTTTAGGTATTGCGGCAGCATTGTTGCCCAATCCAAAGTTGTTGATGCTAGATGAACCAACAAACGGATTAGATCCAGAAGGAATCCAAGAAGTACGCGCGCTACTTCGCTCTCTAGCTAATGATGGAACATCCGTATTCGTTTCTTCTCACTTGCTTTCAGAGCTTGAATTGATAAGTGATTACCTAGTCATGCTTCGCAAGGGTGAAGTTGTTTTCACTGGGAAAATGAGTGATTTAATGCTGAGCCAACAGCCAGTGATTATCGCTAAAGGTGAAAATGAGAATGACTTAACTTTGTTATTAGCAATTGCGCAGCAAGCAGGACACCATGCAACTATTCGAGATGGAGCCGTTCATGTTCAGGGTCCGGCTGATTGGGCTATTGAGTTTAATCGCGCAGCCTTTAATGCTGGAATTACTCTTTCTCAGCTCACACCACAGTTACCAAACCTTGAAGAAACTTTCTTTGAAATGACAGGTGACAAATAA
- a CDS encoding ABC transporter permease has translation MWNVAFAELRKLRRPTLFFGTMGAVVFFSALFSSLLFLLIDSPQGNSDRGRTVGREVLGLATGGVQGFSNVGGFLGIIALCVFAAQTAQEYTYGTLRNLLVRQPGRLRILLGKFVAMKLFALLMIVLSAIVSIGASVILAPGAEVSTDLWFGADGRHAIFTTFINVTISVIGFGTIGMVLGLLLRSPISAISFGVLWLLIVENLLIAVKNSWEKWLPGAQLNAIATGGGPTGRSEGIEFSQALLVGGIYVAIGATVASFLFVRRDVAN, from the coding sequence ATGTGGAATGTAGCTTTTGCAGAACTACGCAAACTCCGTCGCCCTACTTTGTTTTTTGGCACCATGGGAGCAGTTGTATTCTTCAGCGCACTCTTTTCATCACTCTTATTTCTACTCATTGATTCACCACAGGGAAACTCTGATCGTGGACGCACAGTTGGTCGCGAAGTACTAGGTCTTGCAACAGGTGGGGTTCAGGGATTTAGCAATGTGGGTGGATTTTTAGGAATCATCGCCCTCTGTGTCTTTGCCGCGCAAACTGCTCAGGAATATACCTATGGAACTCTACGTAATTTATTAGTTCGACAACCTGGACGTCTGCGCATATTGCTTGGCAAATTCGTTGCGATGAAGTTGTTTGCATTGCTCATGATTGTTTTATCAGCCATTGTGAGTATCGGTGCTTCTGTGATTTTGGCCCCAGGGGCCGAAGTTTCAACTGATCTTTGGTTTGGCGCAGATGGTCGCCATGCAATCTTTACAACCTTTATAAACGTCACAATTTCAGTCATTGGCTTTGGAACCATTGGAATGGTGCTTGGTTTGCTACTTCGCTCACCTATCAGTGCGATTTCATTTGGTGTTTTATGGTTACTGATCGTTGAAAACCTATTGATCGCAGTTAAAAACTCTTGGGAAAAGTGGCTACCAGGTGCACAGCTCAATGCAATCGCAACTGGCGGAGGCCCAACTGGACGTTCAGAGGGAATCGAATTTTCACAGGCACTTCTAGTTGGTGGAATCTATGTTGCTATTGGGGCAACGGTTGCATCATTCCTATTTGTGCGCCGTGATGTAGCTAATTAG
- a CDS encoding C40 family peptidase → MKKYRAISLALALGLTLTTAPALAKTPKPTLAEIEAAKKVEAAKKKAADAQAAKLAKANQSLRTLTAKANAATALYVKAQRELAVAVAAARAAAQYAAETAASVSEAHQVIGRLATNAYIMGGSMTDIEPLLSSNGPQDLIDQLSTLSNLGTKNSIALDRFKAAEVIARAAKKAADEAKAVQETATEKVEAAKKVADDAKAEQAKEVAKLQKVQDALMKELMSARKVRTTLEQQRQLALLEESQANQATQTVGQKNVWPNIGFKGRSTIRTTQAERDKAVAFAKTQVLARKPYVWGSEGPNTFDCSGLVYAAYKYAGLGWPNWDRLNSALYSGYTKHVSLNELVPGDLLFYSYKGTISTIHHITIYAGNGMMWEANSKGKGLLYSNIYSIKGLMPFGGRV, encoded by the coding sequence TTGAAAAAATACCGAGCGATTTCACTCGCTCTTGCCCTTGGTCTGACGCTCACAACAGCGCCGGCTTTGGCAAAGACCCCCAAACCAACATTGGCTGAAATTGAAGCTGCAAAAAAAGTTGAAGCTGCAAAGAAAAAAGCTGCTGATGCCCAGGCGGCAAAATTGGCTAAAGCCAATCAAAGTCTTAGAACTCTAACTGCGAAAGCAAATGCAGCTACTGCTCTTTATGTGAAAGCTCAAAGAGAGTTGGCGGTGGCCGTAGCAGCTGCGCGCGCTGCAGCTCAATATGCAGCAGAAACTGCCGCCTCAGTTTCAGAAGCGCATCAAGTTATTGGACGGCTTGCAACAAATGCTTACATTATGGGTGGAAGCATGACCGACATTGAACCGTTACTTAGTTCCAATGGACCACAGGATTTAATAGATCAATTAAGCACACTCAGTAACTTAGGAACTAAGAATTCAATTGCACTCGATCGCTTTAAAGCCGCAGAAGTAATTGCGCGAGCCGCGAAAAAGGCAGCAGATGAAGCAAAGGCTGTGCAGGAAACTGCAACCGAAAAGGTGGAAGCTGCAAAGAAAGTTGCAGATGATGCAAAAGCTGAACAGGCAAAAGAAGTTGCAAAATTACAAAAGGTGCAAGATGCTTTAATGAAAGAGTTGATGAGTGCTAGAAAAGTTAGAACAACTCTAGAACAGCAGAGACAGTTGGCTTTGCTTGAAGAATCTCAAGCTAATCAAGCGACACAAACTGTTGGGCAAAAGAATGTGTGGCCAAATATTGGCTTCAAGGGGCGTTCGACAATTAGAACTACACAAGCAGAGCGAGATAAAGCTGTGGCATTTGCTAAGACTCAAGTTCTTGCGCGAAAGCCATATGTTTGGGGCTCTGAGGGGCCAAATACTTTTGACTGCTCTGGTTTGGTTTATGCCGCATATAAATATGCAGGACTCGGATGGCCTAACTGGGATCGCCTGAACTCTGCGTTGTATTCGGGCTATACAAAGCATGTTTCACTCAATGAGTTGGTGCCAGGAGATCTTCTGTTCTATTCCTACAAGGGAACAATTTCAACGATTCACCACATCACCATTTACGCTGGAAACGGCATGATGTGGGAGGCCAACTCCAAGGGCAAGGGCCTTTTGTACTCAAATATCTACAGCATTAAGGGCTTAATGCCATTTGGTGGTCGGGTCTAG
- the tilS gene encoding tRNA lysidine(34) synthetase TilS, protein MSSQLPAIRSAVRLFLEKMEAGDRTVVAVSGGADSLALAYALSMEVKKLAIQLSAVTIDHQLQSNSGEQANQVVVQMKELGIECNVVKVNVEITDGLEASARKARYVALDELQADAVFLGHTHNDQAESVLLGLARGSGTRSLSGMAEVNGKYIRPFLAITREQTESACSEIGLTPWNDPHNNDSQFARVRVRTQALPVLEETIGPGISDALVRSSHLLRDDADALDQWAEEEIVGSDLHDLDCSYLQGLPRAIRSRIIRRAIYDTGAPAGSLTAEHVGAVEALICAWNGQGPAHLPGGVKVERFSGRLSLSRHQP, encoded by the coding sequence ATGAGTTCACAGCTGCCAGCTATTCGCAGTGCAGTTCGCCTCTTCCTAGAGAAAATGGAAGCCGGTGATCGCACTGTTGTTGCTGTATCAGGTGGTGCAGATTCATTAGCTCTTGCTTATGCACTTTCTATGGAAGTCAAGAAGCTAGCGATTCAACTCTCTGCAGTAACAATAGATCACCAACTTCAAAGTAATTCTGGTGAACAAGCAAACCAAGTTGTTGTCCAAATGAAAGAACTTGGCATTGAGTGCAACGTTGTGAAAGTTAATGTTGAAATTACAGATGGTTTAGAAGCATCTGCGCGCAAGGCGCGATATGTTGCATTAGATGAGTTGCAGGCCGATGCAGTTTTCTTGGGTCACACTCACAACGATCAGGCTGAGAGTGTGTTGCTAGGACTTGCACGAGGCTCGGGTACACGATCACTTTCAGGTATGGCAGAGGTAAATGGAAAATACATCAGACCTTTTCTTGCTATTACTCGTGAGCAAACCGAAAGCGCTTGCAGTGAAATTGGTTTAACTCCATGGAATGATCCACACAACAACGATTCACAATTTGCCAGAGTGCGAGTGCGCACGCAGGCACTTCCAGTTTTAGAAGAAACAATTGGTCCAGGAATTTCAGATGCATTAGTTCGTAGCTCGCACTTACTCAGAGATGATGCAGATGCACTTGATCAATGGGCAGAAGAAGAGATTGTTGGATCAGATCTCCATGATTTAGATTGTTCCTACTTACAGGGCCTACCTAGAGCCATCCGATCTCGAATTATCCGCCGAGCCATCTATGACACTGGCGCCCCAGCAGGATCTCTCACAGCTGAGCATGTGGGCGCAGTTGAGGCCCTGATTTGTGCGTGGAATGGCCAAGGTCCCGCTCATTTACCCGGCGGTGTGAAGGTTGAGCGTTTTTCGGGCAGACTTTCGCTCTCACGCCACCAACCATAG
- the hpt gene encoding hypoxanthine phosphoribosyltransferase: protein MDLAAISGDIERVIVTEEALQARIKELAAQVDKDYEGKDLLLVGVLKGAVMAVADLSRALQRHVEMDWMAVSSYGSGTKSSGVVRILKDLDRDITGRNVLIVEDIVDSGLTLSWLKSNLESRGVGSVEILSILRKPEAAKVHVDVKYVGFEIPPDFVIGYGLDFDEKYRNLPFIAVLAKHMYS, encoded by the coding sequence GTGGATTTAGCAGCAATCTCAGGCGATATCGAACGCGTCATCGTCACCGAAGAAGCTTTGCAAGCACGCATTAAAGAACTTGCTGCACAGGTTGATAAAGATTACGAAGGCAAAGACCTTCTACTTGTCGGCGTATTAAAAGGTGCAGTAATGGCTGTTGCCGATCTTTCACGTGCACTTCAACGTCACGTTGAAATGGATTGGATGGCAGTTTCTTCATATGGCTCTGGAACCAAATCAAGTGGAGTCGTTCGAATCTTGAAGGATTTAGATCGCGACATCACTGGCCGCAATGTTTTAATTGTTGAAGACATTGTTGATTCAGGCTTAACGCTTTCTTGGCTTAAATCAAATCTTGAATCACGTGGTGTAGGAAGCGTTGAAATTCTTTCAATCTTGAGAAAACCAGAAGCCGCAAAGGTCCATGTAGATGTTAAATATGTGGGATTTGAAATTCCACCTGATTTCGTAATCGGTTACGGACTAGATTTTGATGAGAAATATCGCAACCTTCCATTTATTGCTGTGCTTGCCAAGCATATGTATTCATAA